The following coding sequences are from one Culex quinquefasciatus strain JHB chromosome 1, VPISU_Cqui_1.0_pri_paternal, whole genome shotgun sequence window:
- the LOC6038033 gene encoding N(G),N(G)-dimethylarginine dimethylaminohydrolase 1 isoform X2 has product MSSSPFRYTHAITCRIPLSLRTRGEIDLEEAKLQHEAYVRLLRDLGLDVLELPPDENLPECPFVEDCAVVCNGIALICRPGDPNRVKEVDAIRSVLRKELDLPLAEIADPNARLDGGDVLFTGREFFVGLSKWTNEAGARAVASAFPEYPCVPIKVVEHHHLKYYVSMAGADVLCVSRGKESQEILKRIEREATYTYSTLTLQEEQAANVLYANGTLIHRSVEEIPESAAILSQKLDIPRQIVPMTELGKFSNGLTACCILVKRSRHIKSL; this is encoded by the exons AATTCCGCTCTCATTGCGCACCCGGGGCGAAATCGATCTGGAGGAGGCCAAACTGCAACATGAGGCCTACGTACG ATTGTTGCGCGATTTGGGATTGGACGTGCTCGAGCTGCCACCAGATGAGAATCTGCCCGAGTGTCCCTTCGTCGAGGACTGTGCCGTCGTGTGCAACGGAATCGCGCTGATTTGCCGACCGGGCGATCCCAACAGGGTGAAGGAG GTTGATGCCATCCGGTCCGTGCTGCGGAAGGAGCTCGATTTGCCGCTGGCGGAAATCGCCGATCCGAATGCGCGGTTAGACGGTGGCGATGTGCTTTTTACCGGGCGGGAATTTTTTGTTGGACTCAGCAAGTGGACCAACGAGGCGGGAGCGCGAGCTGTGGCGTCCGCCTTTCCCGAATATCCGTGCGTTCCGATTAAG GTGGTCGAACATCACCACCTCAAGTACTACGTCTCGATGGCGGGGGCGGACGTGCTGTGTGTCAGCCGGGGCAAGGAATCGCAGGAGATTCTGAAGCGTATCGAGCGCGAGGCCACCTACACGTACAGCACGCTCACGCTGCAGGAGGAACAGGCCGCGAACGTGCTGTACGCGAACGGGACGCTCATCCACCGGTCCGTCGAGGAGATTCCCGAGTCGGCAGCG ATTCTTTCCCAGAAACTTGACATTCCCCGGCAGATCGTTCCGATGACCGAGCTGGGAAAGTTCTCCAACGGCCTTACGGCCTGTTGCATCTTGGTCAAACGATCCCGGCACATCAAAAGTCTGTAG
- the LOC119771258 gene encoding uncharacterized protein LOC119771258 isoform X2 encodes MVERVEQAVKFFHSRCVFDPVLFGRSFKSFNRNEIACACEKPNSRRQICRVTDPGGRRRLVSATFGSSIVNESEELRDVNIRRFMKFGDGGTPPAAAADVCHGICNGAELFDYGTRKLDQRNEEFKTNQSGVSSRQKVPADRLNTPRHHPPEGEQEPVSIEGFKRNRKRKKTSWKDSFWRFAKS; translated from the exons atggTTGAGCGGGTTgagcaagctgtcaaattttttcACTCGCGATGCGTGTTCGATCCTGTTTTGTTTGGCCGcagtttcaaaagttttaatcgAAATGAAATCGCGTGTGCTTGTGAAAAACCAAACTCCCGGCGTCAAATCTGCCGGGTGACTGATCCGGGAGGGAGAAGAAGATTAGTGTCAGCAACTTTTG GATCCTCAATCGTCAACGAATCAGAAGAGCTCCGGGATGTAAATATCAGGCGTTTCATGAAATTTGGAGATGGCGGAACCCctcctgcagcagcagcagatgttTGTCATG GCATTTGCAACGGTGCGGAGCTATTTGATTACGGGACACGGAAGCTTGATCAACGAAATGAAGAATTCAAAA CAAATCAATCCGGAGTCTCCAGTCGACAAAAGGTACCGGCGGACAGACTGAACACACCACGGCATCACCCACCCGAGGGGGAACAGGAACCGGTCTCGATCGAGggtttcaaacggaatcgaaagCGAAAGAAAACGTCGTGGAAGGATTCCTTTTGGCGATTTGCAAAAAGCTGA
- the LOC6038033 gene encoding N(G),N(G)-dimethylarginine dimethylaminohydrolase 1 isoform X1, which produces MSSSPFRYTHAITCRIPLSLRTRGEIDLEEAKLQHEAYVRLLRDLGLDVLELPPDENLPECPFVEDCAVVCNGIALICRPGDPNRVKEVDAIRSVLRKELDLPLAEIADPNARLDGGDVLFTGREFFVGLSKWTNEAGARAVASAFPEYPCVPIKVEDVNITASPITLELVNGVIQVVEHHHLKYYVSMAGADVLCVSRGKESQEILKRIEREATYTYSTLTLQEEQAANVLYANGTLIHRSVEEIPESAAILSQKLDIPRQIVPMTELGKFSNGLTACCILVKRSRHIKSL; this is translated from the exons AATTCCGCTCTCATTGCGCACCCGGGGCGAAATCGATCTGGAGGAGGCCAAACTGCAACATGAGGCCTACGTACG ATTGTTGCGCGATTTGGGATTGGACGTGCTCGAGCTGCCACCAGATGAGAATCTGCCCGAGTGTCCCTTCGTCGAGGACTGTGCCGTCGTGTGCAACGGAATCGCGCTGATTTGCCGACCGGGCGATCCCAACAGGGTGAAGGAG GTTGATGCCATCCGGTCCGTGCTGCGGAAGGAGCTCGATTTGCCGCTGGCGGAAATCGCCGATCCGAATGCGCGGTTAGACGGTGGCGATGTGCTTTTTACCGGGCGGGAATTTTTTGTTGGACTCAGCAAGTGGACCAACGAGGCGGGAGCGCGAGCTGTGGCGTCCGCCTTTCCCGAATATCCGTGCGTTCCGATTAAG GTAGAAGACGTAAATATCACTGCAAGTCCGATCACTTTGGAATTAGTCAATGGAGTGATTCAG GTGGTCGAACATCACCACCTCAAGTACTACGTCTCGATGGCGGGGGCGGACGTGCTGTGTGTCAGCCGGGGCAAGGAATCGCAGGAGATTCTGAAGCGTATCGAGCGCGAGGCCACCTACACGTACAGCACGCTCACGCTGCAGGAGGAACAGGCCGCGAACGTGCTGTACGCGAACGGGACGCTCATCCACCGGTCCGTCGAGGAGATTCCCGAGTCGGCAGCG ATTCTTTCCCAGAAACTTGACATTCCCCGGCAGATCGTTCCGATGACCGAGCTGGGAAAGTTCTCCAACGGCCTTACGGCCTGTTGCATCTTGGTCAAACGATCCCGGCACATCAAAAGTCTGTAG
- the LOC119771258 gene encoding uncharacterized protein LOC119771258 isoform X1 yields MVERVEQAVKFFHSRCVFDPVLFGRSFKSFNRNEIACACEKPNSRRQICRVTDPGGRRRLVSATFGSSIVNESEELRDVNIRRFMKFGDGGTPPAAAADVCHGGICNGAELFDYGTRKLDQRNEEFKTNQSGVSSRQKVPADRLNTPRHHPPEGEQEPVSIEGFKRNRKRKKTSWKDSFWRFAKS; encoded by the exons atggTTGAGCGGGTTgagcaagctgtcaaattttttcACTCGCGATGCGTGTTCGATCCTGTTTTGTTTGGCCGcagtttcaaaagttttaatcgAAATGAAATCGCGTGTGCTTGTGAAAAACCAAACTCCCGGCGTCAAATCTGCCGGGTGACTGATCCGGGAGGGAGAAGAAGATTAGTGTCAGCAACTTTTG GATCCTCAATCGTCAACGAATCAGAAGAGCTCCGGGATGTAAATATCAGGCGTTTCATGAAATTTGGAGATGGCGGAACCCctcctgcagcagcagcagatgttTGTCATG gAGGCATTTGCAACGGTGCGGAGCTATTTGATTACGGGACACGGAAGCTTGATCAACGAAATGAAGAATTCAAAA CAAATCAATCCGGAGTCTCCAGTCGACAAAAGGTACCGGCGGACAGACTGAACACACCACGGCATCACCCACCCGAGGGGGAACAGGAACCGGTCTCGATCGAGggtttcaaacggaatcgaaagCGAAAGAAAACGTCGTGGAAGGATTCCTTTTGGCGATTTGCAAAAAGCTGA